A window of Exiguobacterium sp. FSL W8-0210 contains these coding sequences:
- a CDS encoding N-acetyldiaminopimelate deacetylase, which translates to MEYAIEMRRALHKIPEPGFKEFKTQAFILEQIRAYPPDRVTYDTFETGVFVRVKGLTGNRTIGYRADIDGLPIEEATGLPFCSEHPGFMHACGHDMHTSIALGLMKRIIELPVMDDVVFLFQPAEEGPGGAEPMIKSPLFEKYRPSEMYGLHVAPEYPVGTIASRPGVLFASAREVHITIYGQSGHAAFPHLTIDTVVAQAALIMQLQTIVSRSINPMNCSVITIGKVDAGIRENVIAGRAVLDGTMRALNGEDMEKLERRVRDIIRGIEASFGVKIDLQFGNRYYEVVNDRQIVDKFSSFVKMNANYIECDAAMTGEDFGFMLKEIPGMMFWLGVDNPTSGLHQPTLNPDESAIPFVIDLLDHYFREYV; encoded by the coding sequence ATGGAATACGCCATTGAAATGCGGCGCGCGCTTCATAAAATACCAGAACCAGGGTTCAAGGAATTTAAGACGCAAGCTTTTATATTGGAACAAATTCGTGCTTATCCACCAGATCGTGTCACGTATGACACGTTTGAAACAGGTGTTTTCGTTCGAGTGAAAGGATTGACTGGAAATCGGACGATTGGTTACCGGGCAGACATTGATGGGTTACCAATTGAAGAAGCGACAGGTCTTCCGTTTTGCTCGGAACATCCAGGCTTCATGCATGCCTGCGGTCACGATATGCACACGTCGATTGCGTTAGGGTTGATGAAACGAATCATTGAATTGCCGGTCATGGATGATGTCGTCTTTTTATTCCAACCAGCGGAAGAAGGTCCGGGCGGGGCTGAACCAATGATTAAAAGTCCGTTGTTTGAAAAATATCGTCCAAGTGAGATGTATGGTCTTCATGTTGCACCGGAATATCCAGTCGGTACGATTGCGAGCCGTCCCGGCGTCTTGTTCGCGAGTGCTCGAGAAGTTCATATCACGATTTATGGTCAAAGTGGTCACGCGGCATTTCCTCATTTGACGATTGATACGGTCGTCGCGCAAGCAGCCTTGATCATGCAACTGCAAACAATCGTCAGCCGATCCATCAATCCGATGAACTGTAGCGTCATCACAATCGGAAAGGTCGATGCTGGGATTCGAGAAAACGTCATCGCTGGTAGAGCTGTTCTTGACGGTACGATGCGCGCACTCAATGGAGAAGACATGGAAAAATTGGAACGACGCGTTCGTGACATCATCCGGGGAATTGAAGCTTCCTTCGGCGTCAAGATTGATCTGCAATTCGGAAATCGTTATTACGAAGTCGTCAATGATCGACAAATCGTTGATAAATTTTCATCATTCGTCAAGATGAATGCGAATTACATTGAATGTGATGCGGCAATGACAGGAGAAGACTTTGGATTCATGTTGAAGGAAATTCCAGGAATGATGTTTTGGCTCGGAGTCGACAATCCGACATCTGGTCTTCATCAACCAACCTTGAATCCAGATGAATCCGCGATTCCATTTGTGATTGATTTACTTGACCATTATTTCCGAGAGTATGTTTAA
- a CDS encoding IS30 family transposase — translation MSYVHLTTSERVKIETYLELGFSMRKIAQHLGRQPSTISRELKRNPSYNAINAGRRYEMQKKNCGARTLFSASLGSRILSKLRETWSPEQIARRLFHKQGPSYSTIYRWIYKGFIKSDLGVLRQKGKRQKPRETRGRFNIGLPISKRPSDVRGRETFGHWELDTVVSGRGQTKACVATFIERKSRFYIVLPMVDRSSHSMEHAIRTLYSSFPSGTFQTMTTDRGKEFSCHERIQDSLGIPMYFADPYSSWQRGSNENANGLLREFFPKGTNFGMINKTELDHALSRINNRPRKCLDWKTAYEVFSEEVLRLI, via the coding sequence ATGAGCTATGTTCATCTTACCACATCAGAAAGAGTCAAAATAGAAACTTATCTAGAGCTTGGATTTTCAATGCGAAAGATCGCTCAGCATCTCGGACGACAGCCGTCTACGATTTCACGTGAGCTAAAACGGAATCCTTCCTACAATGCGATCAACGCTGGGCGGCGTTATGAGATGCAAAAAAAGAATTGTGGAGCACGCACGCTGTTCAGCGCTTCGCTTGGCTCACGTATCCTTTCGAAACTGCGAGAGACATGGTCTCCCGAACAGATCGCAAGACGGCTCTTTCACAAACAGGGACCATCGTACAGTACAATCTATCGATGGATATATAAAGGATTCATCAAGAGCGATTTAGGCGTTTTACGACAAAAAGGAAAGCGCCAAAAGCCACGTGAGACAAGAGGTCGCTTCAACATCGGGCTTCCGATCAGTAAACGTCCGTCGGACGTCCGGGGTCGAGAGACGTTCGGGCACTGGGAGTTGGATACTGTTGTATCAGGACGAGGACAGACAAAGGCATGTGTCGCGACATTCATCGAACGTAAAAGTCGGTTCTATATCGTACTACCGATGGTCGATCGTTCTTCTCACTCGATGGAACACGCCATCCGAACGCTTTATTCTTCTTTCCCATCGGGAACGTTTCAAACCATGACGACGGATCGCGGTAAGGAGTTCAGCTGTCACGAACGGATACAGGACTCTCTTGGTATCCCGATGTACTTCGCGGACCCCTATTCTTCATGGCAACGTGGCAGCAATGAGAATGCCAATGGTCTTCTCCGTGAGTTCTTCCCAAAGGGAACCAACTTCGGAATGATCAACAAGACAGAATTAGATCACGCACTTTCTAGAATCAACAATCGACCACGAAAGTGTTTGGATTGGAAAACTGCATACGAGGTCTTTTCCGAAGAAGTGTTGCGCTTAATTTGA
- a CDS encoding cytochrome ubiquinol oxidase subunit I has protein sequence MFNDPVVLSRLLTGLTLAFHIIFATIGVGVPLMVLAAEFIGLKRKDPDYILLARRWTRGYVVTVAVGVVTGTAIGLQLSLLWPSLMQVAGQTIALPLFMETFAFFFEAIFLGIYLYTWDRFKNPWLHWLIGIPVVIGATASAFFITTVNSFMNSPEGFKIVNGTLTQIEPLKAMFNTATPTKATHVIVSAYLTVAFILAAIAAFHLLRKKTLSAAETAYHKKALRLTVMAGLIFAFSTALVGDFSGKYLAKYQPEKLAAAEWHFDTTNEAELIFGGILDQQEDGSYEIKGAVKIPYALSILAGGAPNTEVIGLNEFAKEDQAPLIVHYFFDIMVSIGMYLTAISALFILAFRLKKLNPYNKWILRGVFIGGPLAMISIEAGWMYAEIGRQPWTLYGIMRTADAATTSTAVGPMLILFSALYLLLGTICTVVLLRMFKKNTVGKELQELAENHHARGEAMFVDDNK, from the coding sequence ATGTTCAATGATCCCGTAGTGCTCAGTCGATTGTTGACAGGGCTCACACTAGCGTTTCATATTATTTTCGCGACGATTGGTGTCGGAGTACCGCTCATGGTACTGGCAGCTGAATTCATCGGTCTGAAACGCAAAGATCCAGATTATATCTTATTAGCAAGACGGTGGACGCGTGGATACGTCGTTACCGTAGCGGTCGGTGTCGTAACAGGGACGGCAATCGGCTTGCAACTATCATTACTTTGGCCGTCACTCATGCAAGTAGCGGGTCAAACAATTGCTCTGCCACTATTTATGGAGACGTTCGCGTTCTTCTTTGAAGCGATTTTCCTTGGTATTTACTTGTATACGTGGGACCGGTTCAAAAATCCGTGGTTGCACTGGTTGATTGGGATTCCAGTCGTCATTGGTGCGACAGCATCAGCGTTCTTCATCACGACAGTCAACTCCTTCATGAACTCACCAGAAGGATTTAAGATCGTCAATGGTACGTTGACGCAAATCGAACCATTAAAAGCAATGTTTAATACAGCGACACCGACGAAGGCGACACACGTCATCGTTTCAGCTTACTTGACTGTTGCCTTTATCTTGGCAGCAATCGCGGCGTTCCATTTGCTTCGCAAAAAGACACTCTCAGCAGCAGAGACGGCATATCATAAGAAAGCTCTTCGTCTCACTGTCATGGCTGGTCTGATTTTCGCGTTCTCGACAGCACTTGTCGGTGACTTCTCAGGGAAATATTTAGCGAAATACCAGCCAGAAAAACTAGCAGCTGCGGAATGGCATTTTGATACGACAAATGAAGCAGAATTGATTTTTGGTGGGATACTTGATCAGCAAGAAGACGGCAGTTATGAAATCAAAGGAGCCGTCAAAATCCCATATGCGCTCTCAATTCTTGCAGGTGGGGCTCCGAATACGGAAGTCATCGGTTTAAACGAATTCGCAAAAGAAGATCAAGCACCACTGATCGTCCACTATTTCTTTGATATCATGGTATCGATTGGGATGTACTTGACTGCTATCTCTGCTTTGTTCATCTTGGCATTCCGATTGAAAAAATTGAATCCATATAATAAGTGGATTTTACGAGGGGTGTTCATCGGTGGTCCGTTAGCGATGATTTCAATCGAAGCGGGATGGATGTACGCTGAGATTGGTCGTCAACCTTGGACGCTTTACGGTATCATGCGAACAGCGGACGCGGCGACGACTTCAACAGCGGTTGGTCCGATGCTCATTTTATTCAGTGCATTGTACTTGTTGCTTGGCACGATTTGTACGGTCGTCTTATTACGGATGTTTAAGAAAAACACGGTTGGAAAAGAACTTCAAGAACTTGCTGAAAACCACCATGCACGCGGTGAAGCAATGTTCGTGGATGATAACAAGTAA
- a CDS encoding cytochrome d ubiquinol oxidase subunit II, with protein MDVQTLGITVLWTFLYGYLIVASIDFGAGFYAFYSKYTKRDHLTNRLILRYLSPVWEVTNVFFVFFFVGLVGFFPDSAYYFGTALLVPASIVLVLIAIRGSFYAFANYGSNDSMFYTFLYGATGLLIPAAMSTTLTISQGGFIRKTNDTVEFLGTKLFSNFYSWTVVALAIVSVLYISAMFLLFYADKAKDEGATPLIRKWALFWSGPTILVCALVFFGLKNQAAWHYENILNGNWWWFAASFLFFLIAVTLVYMKKNYGIAFVAVMLQYAVAWFGYGYTHLPYILYPYIDINKAVVNETMASALVVVFIFGLLLLIPALYLILRLFLFDNDYVRGKSSK; from the coding sequence TTGGACGTTCAAACACTAGGGATCACGGTCCTTTGGACTTTCCTGTACGGATATCTCATCGTTGCCTCAATTGACTTCGGTGCTGGATTTTACGCCTTTTATTCAAAATATACGAAGCGGGATCATCTGACGAATCGATTGATTCTTCGTTACCTCTCTCCTGTTTGGGAGGTAACGAATGTCTTCTTCGTATTCTTCTTCGTAGGACTAGTTGGGTTCTTCCCAGACTCCGCTTACTATTTCGGTACGGCACTACTCGTACCAGCGTCAATTGTTCTTGTCTTGATTGCGATTCGTGGTAGTTTTTATGCGTTCGCCAATTATGGATCAAATGACAGCATGTTCTACACATTTTTATATGGAGCGACAGGGTTGCTGATTCCTGCTGCGATGTCGACGACATTGACGATCAGTCAAGGTGGTTTCATCCGCAAAACGAATGATACAGTTGAGTTTTTAGGAACGAAATTATTTTCGAACTTTTACTCGTGGACGGTCGTAGCGCTCGCTATCGTATCTGTCTTATACATCAGCGCGATGTTCCTCTTATTCTACGCGGATAAAGCGAAAGATGAGGGAGCTACGCCGCTTATTCGGAAATGGGCACTCTTCTGGAGTGGACCAACAATCCTCGTCTGTGCGCTCGTCTTCTTTGGACTGAAGAACCAAGCAGCATGGCATTATGAAAATATCCTAAACGGCAACTGGTGGTGGTTCGCTGCTAGTTTCTTATTTTTCCTCATTGCCGTGACACTCGTCTATATGAAGAAAAACTATGGCATCGCGTTCGTCGCGGTCATGCTACAATATGCAGTCGCGTGGTTTGGTTACGGATATACACACTTGCCGTATATCTTGTATCCATATATCGATATCAACAAAGCAGTCGTAAACGAAACGATGGCTTCCGCACTCGTCGTCGTTTTCATCTTCGGACTTTTACTCTTAATTCCGGCGTTGTATTTGATTTTACGGCTCTTCTTGTTCGATAACGATTATGTACGTGGAAAATCATCAAAATAA